The sequence agtcagaggtcatgggttcaaatcccggctccgccaattgtcagctatgtgactttaggcaagtcacttaacttctctgtgcctcagctacctcatctgtaaaatggggactaagactgtgagccccccgtgggacaacctgatcaccttgtaacctccccagcgcttagaacagtgctttgcacatagtaagcacttaataaatgccatcattattatcattattattaaaatcccatctcttctcagaggccttccctgactaaaccctcattcctcctactccctctcccttctgcgttgcctaggCGCTCAGATCTGTgccctctaagcacttaatattcatcccacctccagccccaaagctttcacacccatatttgtaatttatttttacatttgtCTTCCCTCTAAgctcgcggtgggcagggaacgtgtctaccaactcctgtcgtattctcccaagtacttagtactctgcacacagtaagcactcaataaataggattgattccccCCCCCAGCCAGATCCCAGAAGCAGCCAGCCTGCCTGTAGCTGGCGGGGAGAGTCAGGGCTAGACGGCTGGTACCTTGGGCAGACCCCAGCCTATCCAGGTGGCCCAGGCCTCTTGTgatttggggttgggggagctgcttgctagactgtgagcccactgtgggtagggaccgtccctatatgttgccaacttgtacttcccaagcgcttagtacagtgctctgcacacagtaagcgcttaataaatacgattgaatgaatgaatggggccttgTACCTCAAAATCCCTAGCCTGGGTTGATCTCTGGGCTCATTCCTGAACCTGATTATGGGACTCTTCCCGGAGAGGCCCAGTCAGGAGCCCTGACTGTCGCCCCCCGCAACCAGCTGACCACCCCAGTGGGAGGAACGGGCATCTGGGTGGCAAGTTGTGCTGCTGCTACTGGGTGAGGGGCAGCTTCtagccctcccgccccctccaccaCTGCCCTCACCCTACTGACCTCTCCTGTTGCTCTGTGGCCCCCGCAGCTCTGGAACGACGAGGTGGATAAGGTAAGGAAGGAGAAGGACGGGTGGGGAAGAGCAGGTGGGCTTCTTCAGAagtcctggggggcgggggtggccaCGATGCCCTCGCAGTGCCAGACCCAGTGGTCTTTGCTTGCTCCTGGTTCCTGAGATGCTATAGGACCGGTGAGGGCAGTGCCCACAGCGGAGGGATGGacggcgggcggggggagaggcgTTCGTGTTGAGGGGGCTCGCATGGACGGGGGAAAGGGGCCGGATGAATGTTTTGGGGGCttcaccctctttccctcctccctcccctgcaccGCTGCATCCGGCCAGGCTGAGCACGAGCTGCGCCTGGCCCAGACGGAGTTTGACCGCCAGGCCGAGGTGACCAGGCTGCTGCTGGAGGGGATCAGCAGCACCCACGTGAGTCCAGGGGGCCGGCCCGGGAACAGGGGGAGACCGAGGCAGGCCTCCCCTCCAGCCATCCAGCCTCGGGGGTGAGGGGGCCGGGCCTCAAGCGCGACCAGCATCCCACCGTGGACCTGCAGgggactgggggaggaggaggagggtgggacccCAGGGCCGCCCCTGCAGTTTTGCCTCAGCCTCCCCCCTCCCGGGCTGCATTCACAGCCGAGGAAGCTGAAGCGTAGAAGTTAATCGACTTGAAGGCCACACAGTGGGCCagcgggggagtcaggattagaacccaggtcctccgattcccagggaCGGGCCGAGGGCCCACGggagacgagtggcggggccgggattaaaacccagtcccGGGTTGTACCCACCAGGCcgctacgctgcttctgcagcgtggctcggtgggcaagagcccgggctttggagtcggaggtcgtgggttcaaatcccggctccgccacttgtcagctgtgtgactttgcgcaagtcttctctgggcctcagtgacctcagctgtaaaatggggatgaagactgtgagccccccgtgggacaacccgatcaccttgtaacctccccagcgcttagaacagtgctttgcacatagtaagcgcttaataaatgccattattattattacgtcaccTCTATCTGCAGAGATGAGGATTAGAGCCGGTAACGTCTAGATTTGAGGAAGAAATTCTCGATCCGGAGTGGAACGGGGAAAGGGGACACAATCGATCAACcgtatctgagcgcttactgcgcgcagagcactgtactatgctcttgggaaagtacagtctacTGCTCCATCTCCCCGGGGATGTGGGAGTGCTAAGGCAAAGACGACAGCTTCCTGCCTCGGTTGGCCTAGGGGAGTGGCAGCAGGGGACTGGTTTGGCTGGTCCCTTGGGATTCCTTGCGGCGCCAAGCCTCTCCTTGCTCCAACCAAgcgctcttccccccgccccaggtgAACCACCTGCGCTGCCTGCACGAGTTCGTCGAATCCCAAGCAGCTTACTACGGCCAGTGCTACCGGCACATGCTAGAGCTGCAGAAACAGCTGGGCAGGTGCGGGGACAGAAATTGGGGGCAGGACAGGTGAGCGAGGGCAGGTGGGTCCCCAGGCTCCGGGGCTGCCGCgtgctgtgggtgggggaagCAGGAGGCTTAATCCTCATGTGAGTCCCTTGCCCTCCTTCATGCCGCCCAGCACCCAAGGAGTGATGTGAGTACggtcagggggcaggggcaggccggCGCCTGGTTCTGGCCCCGCTCCGGACGGGATGGGGGTGAGGCCCGGGGGAGATGGAGCGGCTGCCCCGACTACGTCGGAAAGGGGGCTGCCGTCGCCAACTGCCCAGACCCCAGAGGTGTGTGACGTCGCCTTCTCTTTCCAGACTGCCCGGCACCTTCGTGGGCAACCccgagcccccctccccgcccttgaGCGGCACTTCCCTCCCCacggccgctgccgccgccgccgccaccatccCCGTGGTGCCCGCGGGCGGCGAGGCCGCGGCCCTCAGCCTCGCCGACGTGGCTCCCCCGGCCAGCGGGACCCGCAAGGCCCGCGTCCTCTATGACTACGAGGCAGCCGACAGCAGCGAGCTAGCCCTCCTGGCTGACGAGGTGGGTGGTGGCCGCCGGAGTAGGGAGGGGGGGGAGGCAAACTCCAGCTCTGAGGTAGCcacgctccctccctccagggccaGAGGGGCCCTGCtcaagagaactgggttctaatcccggccctgccccttgcctcctgaaagactttggccaagtcacttaactcctctgggccttcgtttccacatctataaaatggagattaaattacccatttttttatggtattggttaagcgcttactatgtgtcaagcactgttctaagcgctgcagtaaatacaagttaataaggtcggacacagtccaagtagtagtaatagtaataataatgattgcatttgttaagtgcttactatgtgcaaagcactgttctaagtgctgggggggcgggggtacagggtgatcaggaacaaggtgatcaggtacaaGTGATCAGGAACACTGATCCTGATCAGGAACAAGGTGATCATgactgtggggcccacagtcttaatccccattttacagatgagggaactgaggcccagtgaagtgacttgcccaaagtcacacagctgacaatttgtggagccgggatttgaaaccatgacctctaactccaaagcctggactcttttcactgagccacgctgcttctcgctgctgtaCAGCTATAGAAACCCCATttttgaaagaactgaggcccagagtccagtgacagtgcgctgcacccagtaagcgctcaataaatatgtctgaatgacttgcccaaggtcacacagcaagcaattggcagatctgggattagaacccaggtccttgtctcccaagcccatcctctttccgctgggccacgctgcttccgcctCCCGCTTATTACCGTGTCCCACCTATTTAGTATTTCTACTCCAGGGCCCAGTACAGAActtggcatacagtgagcacttaaactaTCACATTATTATTACGACCAGAGCCCCCCTCGTCTGTTTGCTTGCCCGGTCCCTGCCGGTGCCCcggcaggcaaaaaaaaaaaaaggaaatattgCCAAATGGAAGGCAGCGAGGAATAGCAGGCTCCACAAGGGCAAAGTTCAGGTGAGCTTTTAAAAGTCTCACTCTGGGGAAGTCCCGGACTCCCCAAAGCTTTGAGGCAAAAATTGGAGAATACGGGcatcgatcccgctacctctcCTGCACCCCCCGAGGCAGGTGGGTGCCCTCCCGCTTTAGCAGCCCACAGGGCGGGCCTGGACGTAGCCGGAGCCCAAGCCCGGCCCTTACCCATCCTTTCTCGCCGTCTGCAGCTGATCACGGTGTACAGCTTGCCCGGCATGGACCCCGACTGGCTCATAGGAGAGAGAGGCAACCACAAGGGCAAAGTCCCCGTCACCTACCTCGAATTGCTGAGCTAGAGGATGCTGcgtttcttctctcttccccgcctcctccccagcCTTCACTCATCCCTTTACTGTGAGACCAAGGCCCCGccagcctccccctgccctttcccctgggGGTGGGaagtagggagggaggggggctacCCTTGGGACCAGCCTCGCCCTAGTGTTTGCCGGATCCCGCTGCTGCGCCCCAGGCAGCGGAGCCCCCAGTTCTCGCAGGCTTAAACACAAGTGTTGTcccaccctggccctcatccagACATTCCctggaggtggcagggaggtgggCACAGGcgactcctcccctctccaaccccatgAAGCGGCGGTGGAGGCGGCGGCTACCCTGCTTTTCCTCCAACAAGAGGGCAGCTCTGCCTGAATCCAGGGACAAGGCCCTCAGGCCCCAGGGCAAAAACAGAACTTCCTCCTAGCCCTCTGCTctcctggggaagggaaggaggttgaaGTGAGAGCCCCTGGAGCCAGTAGGTGCCTgtcccaggccagggagatgggaGTGGGTTTCTAAAGCCCCTGGGGCAGCAGGGGCTGACATCCCAGGGAGGGGCAAACGGTGGGCCCACAGCTTgggggaccaggaggaagagcagtgTTGCCAAAAAACAACCGTACCAAAACTGGGGCAGGCACGGGCCGGCCCAGCCTCTAGCTCCTCCTGCCCCATGACGCTGGCTCCCGCGGGTGGGAGAAGAGCCGCTGCCCATTTTCTGCCCCCATCCCGTCCTTGCGCCTCCCCTCATCTGGCCCGCCCAGGTCCCTCAGGCCTGGAGACTCTTCCGGGAGCCACCCCCCTCAGCCTAACTTTTTAACTTGGTATTTTTACTTGCGTGTTACTGCCTGTGCTCTTCCTCTACTGACTAATAAATTGCTTTCACGCTGCCCCCCGTCCCGCTCTggcctggtccccgcctgcccccTGGGCTCCAGCCCAAGACCGGGCCACGTGTGTGACAGACCTGGAGGCTGGGGGGGGAGGCTCCAGAACCCAAAATCAGCCCCTCCGCCCGGCTCTGCCTCCCGCCGTGCGCACACCAGCACCATCGCCTCTAGAAACACAGTTTTAATATCCGTATAAATAGGGCACAGGTACAAAAAAACCGAAGACCAGCATGGAAACACTTGATCCACATACGCAGCCTCACGTCCAGAAATGTACACAACAGTCACGCATGCCTCGTGGTgaattggggtggggtgggggagcggcGCCCCAAACCCGGGAAGGAGCCCCAGCTGCAGCTCTCCCAGACGCTGTGGGAGAGGTTCTTAGGAAGAGGGAATTTATACGAGTTTCTCAGAAAAAGACtgacctctccctcttctcttccttcccttcctccctccggtGCAAGATACAAAAATAAGGCTCTGTTCTCGGGGGGGCCCTTCAGCTGCTCTCCGACGTGACCGCGGGCTGGACCGACCGGCCGCTCTCGGCGGGGCCGGGAGCCGACCGGGCTCCGCGGAGCCGGTGCcgctggagggagggtggggtcggggggggaggaggaggaggaggaggagggagaggaggagggctgggTGCTCTCTTATCTCTGTACGTGTCGGACGAAGGCCTGCACCAGCTGGATGAGGGGCTCCTGGCTGTCCAGGCCTGTTTTGGAGACTGAAGATGACTTGccctgaggagaagggaggacccCGGCAGCAGGTGAAGCGGGGGTTCCTCGGCGGAAGTAGcgggagaggctggagaggagGGTGCTCTGGAAGGAGAAAAAGCGGGTCAGTCTCCGGGACCCCCCTACCGATCCCCAGGAGTAACCCTGACTGGCGGGTTTcacggggaggggacgggagacccccccatcctcccgcccccttccccatTGGGGCCCTGGGTACCAGCTCTGAGCTGAGCTCCTGCTTCATACGCTGCTTGTCACGGGGGTGCACGGCCGGGTCCCTGAGGCAGCGTACTGCCTGGGAGATCAGCAGGTAGAAACAGTTTTCCATGGTAAACAGGAGGAGGGACCTGAGTGGGGAATGGAGGAGTCGGTCGGTCCAGCCCGCTAGGGGAatctggtggggctgggaggcggggatggATTTGGAGGACGggagggagcaggcaggggccCAGGTTCCAGAGAAGCGCATCCAGGCTTGGAGGCGGAAAGGAAACCGAGGGTCGCGGGCGCCGAGGATCTCCTCTTACTTCAGCGTCCTGGTCCCTTCCGCTTGGGTGGGGAGGCCCACGGTCTGGGGCAGAGGCTCCTTCTTCTTGTccagctggagagggagaggaggcgtCGGATCGGGGAAGTCAGACGAGAAAGGGAGAGGGCTTTGCGTTTGGTTAAAACAgagggggcccggcccggggctCCTACCTCTCCCAGCATATTGAGAGCCACGTTGACCGTTGCCAAGAGGGTGCCGAAGGACGGGGCCACGTCCGAGTCAAAGGCCGGGGTGGTGAAGCTCAGCACAAAGAGGATGTTGTATTCTGCAAGGTCCAGGGACTGTGcgggaagcagggaggcagaggatcggggagaagagaaggagaacggatgaggggctggggtgggagcaACCTATCCTGCAGCCCTCCGGGAAGGCCCCTCTGCTCACGCCCCCCCCGGCTGACGTCTGGGGCTCGGGGTCCAGCGGCGCCCCGCTACCTGGTCCAGAAGGATCTGGCAGACGTCGGGCGTGAAGTGGCGCAGGGCGGCCAGGGTCTTGCTGAGGATCTTGAGGAGGCTGTACTGGACCAGTCGCAGGGCTCTCTGCTCCCCAGCCTCCGCGTCTGGGTTGGGCTGCTTGGAGGAGGCTTGCGAGGGCCGCTGGACCCGGGGAGTGACCGCTGAGGGGATGGTGTCACCATTTTTGTTCTGTGGGAGGCGGAGGGGCAAGAAGGGGAGGCTGGGTGAGGCGGACCTCGGCGGCCGCAGCCGAaaaggaggggggacgagggtgCTGATGGAGCCCGAGGGTCCGGCCCGGCTCGGCCACGGGACGGGGGACCCTCACCTGTAAATAGTGCTGCAGCATCTTGCGGCTGTGCAGGAGGGAGGTGCAGGCCTGGCACAGGTAACACAGATTCACCTGGAACACACGACCAAGGGAGACGTGGCTCTTAACCGGGAGCGGCCCCTCGCCACGGCGCTCTGTGCGGAGGGGCTCGACTCTGAACACCCAAGGCCCGAGAAGCTGATGGACAAGAGAAGCTCAAAGGACAAGAGAGTCCTTGGCTGGCCGAGGATCAGGCAGAAGGGAAATTTCTGGCTCCCGCCGCTGCCCTTTCCACGTGGCTGCAAATTCCGGAGCCCCGAGGCCGTGTTCGGATTGAAGGGCCCGTGCCTCTCCCAATCTACCACCCCATGCGGGTCAACAGACTGGCTGAGCCAGGCAGGGGCCAGGACTGTCCATCCAAGGCGGTGGGAAAAGGCCTGAATTTCCCACAGGGCCAGGCCACCCACCTGGCCCCGGCAGGCCGGGCCGGACCTTACCTGGATGTCCCTGAGGAGCTGCGGCAGGTGGAACTGCCACTCCTTCATGAAGTTGGACAGCTGCAGGATGAAGCCCACAGTGTGGTCGGCCTCCTCCAGGCAAGCCAGGCTCTGCACCGTCCTCACGGCATTGAGGCactagggagagggagggagggaggcgtggCGGCGGAAGGGGTGAGGCGGAGGCCCGGCGCCGTTCCCGCTGCGTGTGCCCCGAGACCCCCGGCTCCTTCGCCGGGTGGCGGGCTGTCCCCCgcggagggagcaggaggaggagctgggggagcctCACCTGCAGGATCCGCTCCTGGTGGACGCCCACGAAGTCCAGGGCCTCGGTCAGGAAGTTGTAGCGGAGAGTCTTGAGCAGGCGTTCCATCAGGGACATGGACAGGCGGTAGACTCCGGGCCAGGATGGGGCGTCCAGGGTCTTGCGTAAGGAGCTGGCGGTCTAGACGGGGCAAGGCGGGGGAGACGGGGGTCGGCCCAGCCGCTCCACTCCAAAGAGCAGGGGTCCGCCCCTAATCAGTTGAGGCGGGGCAGAAACAACCGCCTTCACCGCTCTGACGGTGCAGAAGACTCCCTCCGCCTGCCCAGGGGAGACGGCCCCCTGAGACCCCCTACGTCCGGCGGTAAAAGGCCACAGGCGGGGACTGAATCCACTCCTTGGGCCGTCCCAGCCGCAAGCCCCCAttgtggaaatcagtcaatcatatttattgagcgcttactgtacaaagcacttgggagagtacactacaacagagtttttGACGCATTCCCTCAcggcaagcttccagtctagaggggaaatgccTGGCTTCTATTCCAGCCCTTGCCCAGGCCTGATGGACAGCACTGAtgggcgcagggcactggactagccGTCTGGGACCATACAGAAAgaagacccaggccctgtccttgaggagcttacagtctaatgagggaccAAAAATGCAAACAATTAAACAAGCACCGAATCATCCAACACATCTATTTGGAAGTGTTAAGGGGGCTGACGGGATATCATGACCAGGAAGTGGCTTCTTTGGGGGACtctgaaagagggaggggatgtGGTTTAGTAGGGCAGGGAGAGCATCCAGtaaaggtggtaataataatgatgacgaagATGACAACAGTAATTGCGGTACGCTAGATACAAGCAAtgtactgagtcctggggtagatacaggataatcaggtcagacagtcccatctcacagagggctcccagtctagggagaaagggaaacatccatttcactgatgaggagactgaggcccagagaagtgaagtggcttgcaagGTCACaaggtaggcaagtggtggaattggtaCTAGACCTCAGGCCCCCTGACTTCTAAAATCATGCTcactccactggaccacactgctttgggTGCTGAATCAGGTGTGAGCAATTAGCCAGAGATGGCAGAGGGGCCAGTGAGACAACGATGAGATCTGCCTGCTGGGGCAAGGAGTTCAATATGGGGTGTGAAGGGGGACTAAGTTGGTGGAAA is a genomic window of Tachyglossus aculeatus isolate mTacAcu1 chromosome 4, mTacAcu1.pri, whole genome shotgun sequence containing:
- the SH3GLB2 gene encoding endophilin-B2 isoform X11, whose product is MDFSMKKLASDAGIFFTRAVQFTEEKFGQAEKTEMDANFESLLARADSTRNWTEKILHQTEVLLQPNPSARVEEFLYEKLDRKVPSRVTNGELLAQYMAEAAHELGPGTPYGKTLTKVSEAEKQLGAAERDFIHSASISFLTPLRNFLEGDWRTISKERRLLQNRRLDLDACKARLKKAKAAEAKAALWNDEVDKAEHELRLAQTEFDRQAEVTRLLLEGISSTHVNHLRCLHEFVESQAAYYGQCYRHMLELQKQLGSTQGVILPGTFVGNPEPPSPPLSGTSLPTAAAAAAATIPVVPAGGEAAALSLADVAPPASGTRKARVLYDYEAADSSELALLADELITVYSLPGMDPDWLIGERGNHKGKVPVTYLELLS
- the SH3GLB2 gene encoding endophilin-B2 isoform X10 — translated: MDFSMKKLASDAGIFFTRAVQFTEEKFGQAEKTEMDANFESLLARADSTRNWTEKILHQTEVLLQPNPSLIPGARVEEFLYEKLDRKVPSRVTNGELLAQYMAEAAHELGPGTPYGKTLTKVSEAEKQLGAAERDFIHSASISFLTPLRNFLEGDWRTISKERRLLQNRRLDLDACKARLKKAKAAEAKAALWNDEVDKAEHELRLAQTEFDRQAEVTRLLLEGISSTHVNHLRCLHEFVESQAAYYGQCYRHMLELQKQLGRCGDRNWGQDSTQGVILPGTFVGNPEPPSPPLSGTSLPTAAAAAAATIPVVPAGGEAAALSLADVAPPASGTRKARVLYDYEAADSSELALLADELITVYSLPGMDPDWLIGERGNHKGKVPVTYLELLS
- the SH3GLB2 gene encoding endophilin-B2 isoform X12, with the translated sequence MDFSMKKLASDAGIFFTRAVQFTEEKFGQAEKTEMDANFESLLARADSTRNWTEKILHQTEVLLQPNPSARVEEFLYEKLDRKVPSRVTNGELLAQYMAEAAHELGPGTPYGKTLTKVSEAEKQLGAAERDFIHSASISFLTPLRNFLEGDWRTISKERRLLQNRRLDLDACKARLKKAKAAEAKAALWNDEVDKAEHELRLAQTEFDRQAEVTRLLLEGISSTHVNHLRCLHEFVESQAAYYGQCYRHMLELQKQLGRLPGTFVGNPEPPSPPLSGTSLPTAAAAAAATIPVVPAGGEAAALSLADVAPPASGTRKARVLYDYEAADSSELALLADELITVYSLPGMDPDWLIGERGNHKGKVPVTYLELLS